One Enterococcus silesiacus genomic window carries:
- a CDS encoding choloylglycine hydrolase — translation MCTGITIKSIKGNSYWGRTQEFNLLLEYDGAIIPRNYDLTVSLDHFFTRYAAMGVSIAGQPLLVDGVNEKGLMGGSFYFGNYNRYIKSDKIRAMGKLPLAGAEFVTYALTNYASVEEIKERANQDTAIAIVDNQMGIPQHYVFQDESGASVVVEPSIDGGYEIYDNPVGVFTNSPKFDWHLTNLQNYVGLSDTIAPDIQMDDLHVFSNGKGSGLRGIPGDFTPQSRFVRAAYLKHFSETVDDEQAVEQIFHILDSFDIPKGVVKVSSDTDVQYTQYTSAYDSKEKQMYIHLYENRMIQTLSLTAGILDSSAPQYFELETEQQYHSLPKK, via the coding sequence ATGTGTACAGGAATTACAATTAAATCAATCAAAGGCAATAGTTACTGGGGAAGAACTCAGGAATTTAATTTGTTGCTGGAATATGATGGTGCAATTATTCCAAGAAATTACGATCTGACTGTTTCGTTAGATCATTTTTTTACACGTTATGCTGCGATGGGGGTCTCAATTGCAGGTCAGCCGTTATTAGTGGATGGTGTTAATGAAAAAGGATTGATGGGTGGTTCTTTTTACTTTGGTAATTATAACCGGTATATCAAATCAGACAAAATTCGCGCGATGGGAAAATTACCACTAGCAGGGGCTGAATTTGTGACCTATGCGTTAACGAACTATGCTTCGGTCGAAGAAATTAAAGAGCGGGCAAATCAAGATACGGCAATTGCAATTGTTGATAATCAAATGGGAATTCCCCAGCATTATGTATTCCAAGATGAGTCTGGTGCGTCTGTTGTCGTTGAGCCGTCGATCGATGGTGGGTATGAAATTTATGATAATCCTGTAGGTGTTTTTACAAACAGCCCTAAATTTGATTGGCATTTGACCAACCTTCAAAATTATGTAGGACTAAGTGATACGATAGCACCGGATATTCAGATGGATGATCTTCATGTGTTTTCAAATGGCAAAGGGTCTGGTTTACGAGGGATTCCAGGAGATTTTACCCCACAATCTCGATTTGTTCGCGCAGCGTATTTAAAGCATTTTTCGGAGACAGTAGACGACGAACAGGCAGTAGAACAGATTTTCCATATTTTAGATAGCTTTGATATTCCCAAAGGTGTTGTGAAAGTCAGTTCAGATACAGATGTGCAGTATACGCAATATACCAGTGCTTATGATAGTAAAGAAAAGCAAATGTACATTCATTTGTATGAGAATCGTATGATCCAAACATTGTCTTTAACAGCTGGTATATTAGATAGTTCAGCACCTCAATATTTTGAATTAGAGACGGAGCAACAGTATCATTCATTGCCTAAGAAATAG
- a CDS encoding glycine cleavage system protein T — protein sequence MDLKTPLYDAHLEAGGKMVSFAGYTLPVQYKDSGVIKEHLAVRNQVGLFDVSHMGEVVYEGKDALANLQYVLTNDFSNLEVGRVRYTLMCNENGGVIDDLLVYKCSDEKYLLVVNAANRAKDVAWMKEHLFGEVEFSDQSDQFVQIALQGASAKEIIGKLTKEEEIPKKYYSFTENANVGGVTCLLSRTGYTGEFGYELYCKPEDGIKLWNLLLKTGQEFGIIPCGLGARDTLRLEAGMPLYGHEMTEEITPLETDLNFAVKMKKEDFIGKKALIDKGEPKITRIGLQLTDRGIVREGADVYFHDKKIGQTTSGTMCPFINKACAMALVEKNSVEIGSPIEVEVRGKKIKAEVVTIPFVKK from the coding sequence ATGGATTTAAAAACACCTTTATATGACGCACATCTTGAAGCAGGCGGGAAAATGGTTTCATTTGCTGGTTACACACTACCTGTTCAATATAAAGATAGCGGTGTGATCAAAGAACATTTAGCTGTTCGAAATCAAGTAGGATTATTCGATGTTTCCCATATGGGAGAGGTCGTTTATGAAGGAAAAGATGCTTTAGCGAATTTGCAGTATGTATTAACTAATGATTTTAGTAATTTAGAAGTAGGTCGTGTTAGATACACCTTGATGTGTAATGAAAATGGCGGTGTAATTGATGATCTACTCGTTTATAAATGTAGCGATGAAAAATATTTATTAGTAGTCAATGCAGCGAATAGAGCAAAAGATGTTGCATGGATGAAAGAGCACTTATTTGGTGAAGTCGAATTTTCTGATCAATCGGATCAATTTGTTCAAATTGCGCTCCAAGGCGCATCTGCCAAAGAGATCATTGGGAAACTAACGAAAGAAGAAGAGATTCCTAAAAAATATTATAGCTTTACTGAAAATGCTAATGTAGGCGGTGTAACTTGTTTATTATCACGAACAGGCTACACAGGCGAATTTGGTTATGAATTGTACTGTAAACCAGAAGACGGGATCAAATTATGGAATCTATTGCTGAAGACGGGGCAAGAATTTGGCATCATTCCCTGTGGCTTAGGAGCTCGTGATACCTTACGGTTAGAAGCTGGGATGCCGCTTTATGGTCATGAAATGACAGAAGAAATTACTCCTCTTGAAACGGATTTAAATTTTGCCGTCAAGATGAAAAAAGAAGATTTTATCGGCAAAAAAGCGCTCATTGACAAAGGGGAACCTAAAATTACTCGAATCGGTCTACAGTTAACAGATCGAGGAATTGTTCGTGAAGGAGCTGATGTGTATTTTCATGATAAGAAAATCGGGCAGACCACCTCAGGAACCATGTGTCCATTCATTAATAAAGCATGTGCAATGGCATTAGTTGAGAAAAATAGTGTTGAAATTGGTTCTCCCATAGAAGTTGAGGTTAGAGGCAAAAAAATTAAAGCAGAAGTAGTCACAATACCGTTTGTAAAAAAATAA
- a CDS encoding glycine cleavage system protein H has product MTKATELKFSKSHEWVLFDGDKVRIGLSDYAQDQLGDIVFIDLPDEGDDVTKGESFADIESVKAVSEAYSPITATVTAVNEELLDSPELINTAPLDSWLIEVEGVDEIEDLLSAEEYKKFCEESEEA; this is encoded by the coding sequence ATGACAAAAGCTACGGAATTGAAGTTTTCAAAATCACATGAGTGGGTACTTTTTGATGGAGATAAAGTAAGAATCGGTCTGTCTGATTATGCACAGGATCAGCTGGGGGATATCGTTTTTATTGATTTACCAGATGAAGGCGACGATGTTACCAAAGGTGAATCATTTGCAGATATTGAATCTGTTAAGGCTGTTTCAGAAGCGTATTCTCCAATTACAGCTACAGTGACAGCAGTCAATGAAGAGCTTTTGGACAGTCCTGAGCTGATCAATACGGCACCGTTAGATTCATGGTTGATCGAAGTGGAAGGAGTAGACGAAATCGAAGACTTGCTGAGTGCTGAGGAATATAAAAAATTCTGCGAAGAATCTGAGGAGGCATAA
- a CDS encoding glycine dehydrogenase translates to MGNYLGSTEQQQQEMLKTIGLNTMSDLYQDIPKEMIVENLDIPAGKSEFEVRRILENMGKKNKVFSSIFRGAGAYNHYIPAIVKQIAAKEEFMTSYTPYQPEISQGLLQSIFEYQTMICEITGMDATNASVYDGATAAAEAINMCLEKKRLKVLISETTNPMTIQTALTYFSSRDIEFVMIPEKDGVTDLSVLKETLDDTSACFIVQQPNYYGGIESVEAIAEMVHEAKAKFIMSVNPVASTVLKSAGEVNADIAVGDSQPFGIPLAFGGPYIGFIATKEKMIRKLPGRISGETVDEAGDRAFVLTLQAREQHIRREKAASNICSNQALCALTNAVYMSTMGARGIQEVAEQCYSKAHYLLDRLTQIKGVKRTNDSPFFHEFVTTFPVANEVILAKLEEHDILGGYPTEQGLLWCVTEMNTKEQIDEVVALVKESCGQ, encoded by the coding sequence ATGGGTAACTATCTTGGCTCAACGGAACAACAACAACAAGAAATGCTTAAAACGATCGGTTTAAACACCATGAGTGACCTTTATCAGGATATTCCTAAAGAAATGATTGTAGAAAATCTCGATATTCCAGCGGGAAAATCAGAATTTGAAGTACGCCGTATCTTAGAAAATATGGGCAAGAAAAATAAAGTCTTCTCAAGCATTTTTCGTGGTGCGGGTGCCTATAATCACTACATTCCTGCTATTGTAAAGCAAATTGCAGCAAAAGAAGAATTTATGACGTCTTACACACCGTATCAACCAGAAATCAGTCAAGGGTTGCTACAGTCTATTTTTGAATATCAAACAATGATTTGTGAAATTACCGGAATGGATGCGACAAACGCTTCTGTTTACGATGGTGCAACGGCTGCCGCTGAGGCAATCAATATGTGTCTAGAAAAAAAACGCTTAAAGGTCTTGATCTCTGAAACAACGAACCCAATGACGATCCAAACAGCTTTGACTTATTTTAGTTCGAGAGACATCGAGTTTGTCATGATTCCTGAAAAAGATGGAGTGACAGATTTGTCTGTTTTAAAAGAAACACTAGATGATACGAGTGCTTGCTTCATTGTTCAACAACCAAACTATTATGGCGGAATTGAATCCGTTGAAGCAATAGCAGAAATGGTTCACGAAGCAAAAGCTAAATTTATTATGAGTGTCAATCCTGTGGCTAGTACGGTACTGAAAAGCGCTGGTGAAGTCAATGCAGATATTGCTGTTGGCGATTCACAACCATTTGGGATACCATTAGCTTTTGGCGGGCCGTATATTGGTTTTATTGCTACAAAAGAAAAAATGATTCGTAAATTACCTGGGCGTATTTCAGGTGAAACCGTGGATGAAGCAGGTGATCGAGCATTTGTTTTAACACTGCAAGCTCGTGAACAACATATTCGTAGAGAGAAAGCAGCTTCTAATATCTGTTCGAATCAGGCACTGTGCGCCTTAACCAATGCAGTCTATATGAGTACAATGGGCGCTCGTGGCATTCAAGAAGTAGCTGAGCAGTGTTATAGCAAGGCTCATTATCTTTTGGATCGATTAACGCAAATCAAAGGGGTAAAACGAACCAATGATAGTCCGTTTTTCCACGAATTTGTGACAACTTTTCCGGTAGCAAATGAAGTGATTCTGGCTAAATTAGAAGAGCATGATATCTTGGGCGGTTATCCTACAGAGCAAGGGTTACTATGGTGTGTAACAGAAATGAATACGAAAGAACAAATAGACGAAGTCGTCGCATTGGTGAAGGAGTCGTGTGGACAATGA
- a CDS encoding glycine dehydrogenase (acts in conjunction with GvcH to form H-protein-S-aminomethyldihydrolipoyllysine from glycine; forms a heterodimer with subunit 1 to form the P protein): MKLIFERSVEGYYNEMISPCDVPTTALPEEMKRQKELHLPSLPQPEISRHYTELADATFGINNGFYPLGSCTMKYNPKINDEMAAYPAFANIHPLQPEHTVQGSLEVFTTAEMLLKEITGMNAITFQPAAGAHGEFTSLLMIKAYHEKNGQPQRNKIIVPDSAHGTNPASVAMTGMITVNIPSDKYGCVDIAALREAVGEDTAGLMLTNPNTAGIFDKNILEITKIVHDAGGLNYYDGANLNAIMGVARPGDMGFDIIHLNLHKTFSTPHGGGGPGSGAVGCKSLLKPFLPDYYPVKEGAEIRFTRPEYSIGLVKGFYGQFSVFLRALTYILFLGSEGISSASKGAVLNANYMLHELKDIFEVPYGESCMHEFVISLDKLKKETGVTALDVAKGILDHHMYPPTMYFPLTVPEALMVEPPETESKERMDDAIAVYRKLYGDAHKNPEAFHEYPLHAQIHRVDEVRAARHPIVRYDFALKQD; this comes from the coding sequence ATGAAATTAATTTTTGAACGTAGTGTAGAAGGATATTATAACGAAATGATTTCTCCTTGTGATGTACCAACCACGGCTCTTCCAGAAGAAATGAAACGTCAAAAAGAACTCCATTTACCATCACTGCCTCAACCAGAGATCAGTCGACATTATACAGAACTGGCAGATGCAACATTTGGTATCAACAATGGTTTTTATCCTTTAGGGTCATGTACGATGAAATACAATCCTAAAATCAATGATGAAATGGCTGCGTATCCCGCTTTTGCTAATATTCATCCTTTACAACCAGAGCATACGGTTCAAGGCTCGTTAGAAGTGTTTACTACGGCTGAAATGTTGCTGAAAGAAATCACTGGGATGAATGCGATAACGTTTCAACCGGCAGCCGGAGCGCACGGTGAATTTACCAGCTTATTGATGATCAAAGCGTACCATGAAAAAAATGGTCAGCCGCAACGAAACAAAATTATTGTACCCGATTCTGCTCATGGAACAAATCCTGCAAGTGTAGCAATGACAGGGATGATCACAGTGAATATTCCATCAGATAAGTATGGGTGTGTTGATATTGCAGCTTTGAGAGAGGCTGTCGGCGAAGATACCGCGGGTTTGATGTTGACCAACCCAAACACAGCAGGGATCTTTGATAAAAATATTTTAGAAATTACGAAAATCGTTCATGATGCGGGTGGATTGAACTATTATGATGGTGCAAACTTAAATGCCATTATGGGCGTTGCTCGTCCAGGTGATATGGGCTTTGATATTATTCATTTAAATCTACACAAAACTTTCTCAACACCGCATGGTGGCGGTGGACCAGGATCTGGCGCTGTCGGGTGTAAATCATTATTAAAACCATTTTTACCTGATTATTATCCAGTTAAAGAAGGAGCAGAAATACGCTTTACGAGACCTGAGTATTCGATTGGATTAGTGAAAGGGTTTTATGGTCAATTTTCAGTCTTCTTGCGTGCGTTGACTTATATTCTATTTTTAGGATCAGAAGGAATTTCGTCGGCTTCTAAAGGTGCTGTGCTGAATGCCAATTACATGCTTCATGAATTAAAAGATATCTTTGAAGTGCCATATGGTGAATCATGTATGCATGAATTTGTGATTAGCTTAGATAAATTAAAGAAAGAAACAGGTGTGACAGCGTTAGACGTAGCTAAAGGAATTTTAGACCATCATATGTATCCGCCGACAATGTATTTCCCATTAACTGTGCCGGAAGCATTAATGGTAGAACCACCTGAAACAGAGTCGAAAGAACGGATGGACGATGCGATTGCCGTTTACCGTAAGCTTTATGGAGACGCTCATAAAAATCCAGAAGCCTTTCATGAGTATCCACTACATGCTCAAATCCATCGCGTGGACGAAGTAAGAGCTGCAAGGCATCCAATTGTTCGTTATGATTTTGCTTTGAAACAAGACTAG
- a CDS encoding dihydrolipoamide dehydrogenase has product MKYDLIIIGAGPGGYVAAIKAAQLGMKVALVESDRVGGTCLNRGCIPTKALLHSAETVREIKNASENGIHINDIQINMEEIYAKKNKVVDTLVQGIEGLVKANKIEMIFGSARIIKAGVIDVDGSRYETEKILIATGSKPAIPPIPGSDLSGVVTSNELLKQPNTYKKLTIIGGGVIGVEFASIFNELGCEVTIIETANTLLPNFDSEISKKLAMVLKKQGIKVATKSIVTSISKEEQLTCTFTTKGKENTVTSDAVLIATGRKASFEGVFSADLNIEIENQSIWVGDSFETSIKGIYAIGDVASRGTQLAHLASAQGVNAVLAMNQKAVEYDLEVISSCVYTTPEIAAVGITEDEANSQGISVKVGKYNMAGNGKTMIAGNSLGFIKVIADAQSDKIIGAQLMCDRATDMVSEFTTAIVNGLTIDEVTAIVHPHPTYNEGIGEAYENLQGLGIHTIPKK; this is encoded by the coding sequence ATGAAGTATGATCTAATCATAATCGGGGCGGGGCCCGGTGGGTATGTTGCAGCGATCAAAGCGGCTCAACTAGGGATGAAGGTAGCTCTGGTTGAAAGTGATCGTGTTGGTGGTACGTGTTTAAATCGAGGCTGTATTCCGACGAAAGCGTTATTGCATTCAGCCGAAACAGTTCGTGAAATAAAAAATGCGAGTGAAAACGGCATTCATATCAATGATATTCAAATCAACATGGAAGAAATCTACGCAAAGAAAAATAAAGTTGTTGATACCCTCGTTCAAGGGATCGAAGGCTTGGTCAAAGCAAATAAAATCGAAATGATTTTTGGATCAGCTCGAATCATCAAAGCGGGTGTAATTGACGTTGACGGATCAAGATACGAGACCGAAAAAATCCTGATCGCGACTGGCTCAAAACCAGCGATTCCACCAATTCCAGGCAGTGATTTGTCTGGTGTAGTAACAAGTAACGAACTTTTAAAACAGCCGAATACCTATAAAAAACTGACCATTATCGGCGGTGGAGTGATCGGTGTAGAGTTTGCCTCAATTTTTAATGAGTTAGGCTGTGAGGTAACGATTATTGAAACAGCTAATACACTATTACCAAATTTTGATAGTGAAATTTCAAAAAAATTAGCAATGGTATTAAAAAAACAAGGCATCAAAGTAGCGACAAAATCGATCGTGACCAGTATTTCTAAGGAGGAACAACTGACATGTACCTTTACAACTAAAGGAAAAGAAAATACTGTGACAAGCGATGCAGTTTTGATTGCTACTGGCCGAAAAGCAAGCTTTGAAGGGGTATTTTCAGCTGATTTGAATATAGAAATAGAAAATCAAAGTATTTGGGTCGGTGATTCTTTTGAAACGTCTATTAAAGGTATTTATGCTATCGGAGATGTAGCAAGCCGTGGCACTCAATTGGCTCATTTAGCTTCTGCTCAGGGAGTAAATGCTGTTTTGGCGATGAATCAAAAAGCAGTGGAATATGATTTAGAGGTAATTTCTTCATGTGTTTACACTACACCTGAAATCGCTGCTGTCGGAATAACAGAAGATGAGGCAAACAGTCAAGGAATCTCTGTGAAGGTTGGAAAATACAATATGGCAGGAAACGGCAAAACAATGATTGCAGGGAATTCATTAGGATTCATCAAAGTCATTGCAGATGCACAAAGTGACAAAATCATTGGTGCACAGTTGATGTGTGATCGGGCAACAGATATGGTCAGTGAATTTACGACGGCAATTGTTAACGGTTTGACGATCGATGAGGTAACAGCGATCGTTCATCCACATCCAACGTATAATGAAGGAATAGGCGAGGCTTATGAAAACCTTCAAGGTCTTGGAATCCACACGATCCCTAAAAAATAA
- a CDS encoding amidohydrolase yields MLTETQKRVADSLEDELIQIRRHLHQNPEIGMDLPNTVAFVKGKLIEYGYEPQSCGDSGITVVAGKKSGKTFLLRGDMDALPIRELTDLPFKSENGYMHACGHDMHTTMLLGAAKLLKEFEAELDGQVKLLFQPGEEILSGSKVCIENHVLENPKVDAGMMIHVFPFKGFKAGQIMPTPPGTFMASADWFEINIKGRGGHGSQPETSIDPINVAVHIYTALQELSAREIGSEERFVLTIGEFTGGTPGASNIIPETTVMKGTLRTLKEDVREHVKERMTAMAENIAKAFRAEAEVIFTNGCTTNVNDPELTAFAKESLTETFGADRIVAIPTSTPLMGSEDFGEISQLIPTTTVLLVASEENINLHNPAIVFDESVLIEGAKVYADTAMSWLKKG; encoded by the coding sequence ATGCTGACAGAAACACAAAAAAGAGTTGCCGATAGTTTAGAAGACGAATTGATCCAAATTAGAAGACATCTGCATCAAAATCCAGAAATTGGGATGGATTTACCGAATACGGTCGCTTTTGTAAAAGGGAAGCTGATAGAATATGGTTATGAACCTCAATCTTGTGGAGACTCAGGTATCACAGTAGTTGCTGGTAAAAAAAGCGGAAAAACATTCTTGTTACGTGGAGATATGGATGCACTGCCGATCCGAGAGCTGACTGATTTACCATTTAAATCCGAAAATGGTTATATGCATGCGTGTGGTCATGATATGCACACAACTATGTTGCTTGGAGCAGCAAAATTATTAAAAGAATTTGAAGCTGAGCTAGATGGACAAGTAAAATTATTGTTTCAACCAGGTGAAGAAATTCTTTCAGGTTCTAAAGTTTGTATCGAAAATCATGTCTTGGAAAACCCTAAAGTCGATGCTGGTATGATGATCCATGTTTTTCCGTTTAAGGGATTTAAAGCTGGACAAATCATGCCGACACCGCCAGGAACTTTTATGGCTAGTGCTGATTGGTTTGAGATCAATATTAAAGGACGAGGCGGACATGGCTCACAACCAGAGACATCGATCGATCCTATCAATGTAGCGGTTCATATTTATACAGCGTTGCAAGAACTTTCAGCAAGAGAAATTGGTTCAGAAGAACGCTTTGTTCTCACGATTGGTGAATTTACTGGTGGTACACCTGGCGCTTCAAACATTATTCCAGAAACAACAGTTATGAAAGGAACTTTACGAACATTAAAAGAAGATGTCCGCGAGCATGTCAAAGAACGAATGACAGCAATGGCTGAAAATATAGCCAAAGCCTTTCGTGCCGAAGCAGAAGTGATTTTCACTAATGGTTGTACAACAAATGTGAATGATCCAGAGTTGACAGCCTTTGCCAAAGAATCACTAACAGAAACATTTGGAGCAGATCGAATCGTTGCGATTCCTACATCGACTCCACTTATGGGCAGCGAAGACTTTGGCGAAATCAGTCAGCTGATTCCGACGACAACTGTTTTATTAGTTGCCTCAGAAGAAAATATCAATCTTCATAACCCAGCAATTGTTTTTGATGAATCAGTCTTGATCGAAGGTGCGAAAGTTTATGCAGATACAGCAATGTCTTGGCTGAAAAAAGGTTAA
- a CDS encoding formate--tetrahydrofolate ligase, with protein sequence MVKTDIEIAQEAIMLPVTKVAEKLGLNEEQFELYGKYKAKIEVDKIKTNKEGKVILVTAITPTPAGEGKTTTVVGLGDALNRIGKDAIIALREPSLGPVFGIKGGAAGGGYAQVVPMEDINLHFTGDFHAIGAANNLLAAIIDNHIFQGNELGIDNRRITWKRAVDMNDRQLRHVVDGLGARVNGVPREDGFEITVASEIMAVLCLSNDIEDLKENLANIIIGYTYDNQPVTARELNAQGAMTALLKDAIKPNLVQTLENNPALIHGGPFANIAHGCNSVIATNTARKLADYVVTEGGFGADLGAEKFIDIKCRKSGIRPSAVVVVATVRALKMHGGVPKDQLGIENIAALTDGLPNLLKHIENTTTVFGLPTVVAINKFPTDTDAELELVKEECQKRNVNVVLSDVWAHGGAGGEELAQEVVRLADQENHFSFAYPDEWPIKEKISAIVEKIYGGNAVRYEPIAEREITKLEKLGFGHLPICMAKTQYSFSDDQTKLGRPTDFTITVSNIKISAGAGFIVAYTGTVMTMPGLPKKAAYEKIDVDSDGKIVGLF encoded by the coding sequence GTGGTCAAAACAGATATTGAGATTGCACAAGAAGCAATTATGCTACCAGTCACTAAAGTAGCAGAAAAACTAGGTTTGAATGAAGAGCAATTTGAATTATACGGAAAATATAAAGCAAAAATCGAAGTTGATAAAATCAAAACGAACAAAGAAGGAAAAGTGATTCTGGTTACGGCAATCACGCCTACACCTGCTGGCGAAGGAAAAACAACCACAGTTGTCGGCTTAGGTGATGCGTTGAATCGAATTGGCAAAGATGCAATCATCGCTTTAAGAGAACCTTCTTTAGGCCCTGTTTTCGGTATAAAAGGCGGAGCCGCAGGCGGGGGTTATGCGCAAGTTGTCCCAATGGAAGATATTAACCTTCATTTTACAGGGGATTTTCATGCGATTGGTGCAGCGAATAACTTGTTAGCTGCAATTATTGATAATCATATTTTTCAAGGGAATGAGTTAGGGATTGATAATCGCCGTATCACTTGGAAACGAGCGGTAGATATGAATGATCGCCAATTAAGACACGTTGTCGATGGTTTAGGGGCCCGAGTCAATGGTGTTCCTAGAGAAGATGGATTTGAAATCACTGTTGCCTCAGAAATAATGGCTGTTTTGTGTCTGTCCAATGATATCGAAGATTTAAAAGAGAATCTAGCCAATATCATTATTGGATACACATACGATAATCAGCCTGTTACTGCCAGAGAACTGAATGCACAAGGGGCAATGACAGCTTTATTAAAAGATGCAATCAAGCCTAATCTGGTGCAGACATTGGAAAATAACCCTGCTTTGATCCATGGTGGACCGTTTGCAAATATTGCCCATGGCTGTAACAGTGTGATCGCAACGAATACAGCTAGAAAATTAGCAGATTATGTCGTGACTGAAGGAGGCTTTGGTGCTGATTTAGGTGCGGAAAAATTCATCGATATCAAATGCCGCAAATCCGGCATTCGTCCTTCTGCTGTCGTTGTTGTAGCAACTGTTCGTGCACTAAAAATGCATGGTGGTGTACCCAAAGATCAACTTGGTATCGAAAATATTGCAGCATTAACAGACGGATTACCGAATCTTTTAAAACATATCGAAAATACAACGACAGTATTCGGTTTACCAACAGTTGTGGCGATCAATAAATTTCCTACAGATACAGATGCGGAGCTTGAGCTTGTGAAGGAAGAATGTCAAAAACGCAATGTGAATGTAGTTCTTTCAGATGTCTGGGCACATGGTGGTGCTGGTGGTGAAGAGCTAGCGCAAGAAGTGGTTCGTTTAGCAGATCAGGAAAATCATTTTTCATTTGCCTATCCAGACGAATGGCCGATCAAAGAAAAAATCAGTGCGATCGTGGAGAAAATTTATGGTGGAAATGCTGTTCGCTATGAACCAATCGCTGAAAGAGAAATCACTAAACTGGAAAAACTTGGGTTCGGTCATTTACCGATTTGTATGGCTAAAACGCAATATTCATTTTCAGATGATCAAACGAAATTAGGCAGACCAACTGATTTTACAATAACAGTTAGTAATATCAAGATCTCGGCTGGTGCAGGATTTATTGTTGCTTATACAGGAACTGTGATGACAATGCCTGGCTTACCGAAAAAAGCAGCATACGAGAAAATCGATGTTGATTCTGATGGAAAGATTGTTGGTTTATTCTAG
- a CDS encoding sugar ABC transporter ATP-binding protein — translation MVEMALKHVYKKYDNAENYSVTDFNLEIADREFIVFVGPSGCGKSTTLRMIAGLEDITEGELSIGDKIMNDVAPKDRDIAMVFQNYALYPHMTVFDNMAFGLKLRKYDKAEIKKRVENAGEILGLTEYLQRKPAALSGGQRQRVALGRAIVRDAKVFLMDEPLSNLDAKLRVAMRAEIAKLHRRLETTTVYVTHDQTEAMTMADRIVIMKDGFIQQIGSPKEVYDTPNNVFVAGFIGSPAMNFFNVTLNNGVIRDGHGLELIIPEGKNKLLVEKGYEGKSVIFGIRPEDIHSEQVALDAMNDAVVRSEVVVSELLGAETMLYTKLGDTEFISKVDARDFHKPEEMVDLAFNINKAHFFDPETEQVIKLP, via the coding sequence ATGGTAGAAATGGCGTTAAAACATGTCTATAAAAAATATGATAATGCAGAAAATTATTCTGTAACAGATTTCAACTTAGAGATTGCAGACCGTGAGTTTATTGTTTTTGTAGGTCCTTCTGGTTGTGGTAAATCAACAACCTTGCGTATGATTGCAGGTTTGGAAGATATTACAGAAGGTGAACTGTCTATCGGTGATAAGATCATGAATGATGTTGCGCCAAAAGATCGTGATATCGCAATGGTTTTCCAGAATTATGCTCTATATCCTCATATGACTGTTTTTGATAATATGGCCTTTGGTCTGAAACTTCGTAAATATGACAAAGCTGAAATCAAAAAACGGGTGGAAAACGCTGGAGAAATTTTAGGTTTGACTGAATATTTACAACGTAAACCTGCTGCTTTATCTGGTGGTCAACGCCAACGTGTTGCACTTGGACGTGCCATTGTTCGTGACGCAAAAGTCTTCTTGATGGATGAACCTTTATCTAACTTAGATGCAAAATTACGTGTTGCAATGCGGGCAGAAATCGCAAAATTACATCGCCGCTTAGAAACGACGACAGTTTATGTTACTCATGATCAAACAGAAGCTATGACCATGGCTGATCGTATCGTCATTATGAAAGATGGTTTCATTCAACAAATCGGCTCACCAAAAGAAGTCTACGATACGCCAAACAATGTCTTTGTTGCAGGCTTTATCGGTTCACCTGCTATGAACTTCTTCAATGTTACCTTAAACAACGGAGTCATTCGTGACGGTCATGGATTAGAACTTATCATTCCAGAAGGAAAAAATAAATTATTAGTTGAAAAAGGGTATGAAGGGAAATCAGTTATTTTTGGCATTAGACCAGAAGATATTCACAGCGAACAGGTTGCCTTAGATGCAATGAACGATGCTGTAGTGCGCTCTGAAGTTGTCGTATCCGAACTACTAGGTGCTGAAACAATGCTTTATACAAAATTAGGCGACACGGAATTCATCTCAAAAGTAGATGCTCGTGATTTCCATAAACCTGAAGAAATGGTTGATTTAGCCTTTAACATCAACAAAGCTCATTTCTTCGATCCAGAAACAGAACAAGTCATTAAATTACCGTAA